In one window of Brassica rapa cultivar Chiifu-401-42 chromosome A07, CAAS_Brap_v3.01, whole genome shotgun sequence DNA:
- the LOC103828978 gene encoding uncharacterized protein LOC103828978 has product MCFKDHLPYVSFSLFNFFSHLFHFSFRRCFFQEPKSLNFLFFFINTKQKRMKETLRCCIACILPCGALDVIRIVHSNGYVEEISGTITASEVMKAHPKHVLKKPSSPPSSDHDDVISATKIVIVPPEAELQRGKIYFLMPAAKPDKEKIRRERNYANAVKKRSRHHREDVDDHKSNGENNGKDKDSSVLISDRYLTEILSEKVATQRDRRKGRVGVWRPHLESINED; this is encoded by the coding sequence ATGTGTTTCAAAGATCACTTGCCATACgtttctttttctctctttaattTCTTCTCTCATCTTTTTCATTTTAGTTTTCGCAGATGCTTCTTTCAAGAACCAAAGtctttaaattttctattcttcttcattaatacaaaacaaaagaggATGAAGGAGACACTTAGGTGCTGCATCGCCTGCATCCTACCGTGTGGAGCTCTGGACGTGATCCGCATCGTACATTCAAACGGATACGTTGAGGAGATCAGTGGTACAATCACCGCCAGCGAAGTAATGAAGGCACACCCGAAGCACGTACTCAAGAAACCATCTTCTCCACCGTCTTCAGATCATGATGATGTCATCTCAGCCACAAAGATCGTTATCGTCCCTCCAGAAGCTGAGCTCCAACGTGGCAAGATTTATTTCCTCATGCCCGCAGCTAAACCAGATAAAGAAAAGATCCGCCGCGAAAGAAATTACGCAAACGCCGTCAAGAAGCGTTCTCGGCATCATCGTGAAGACGTGGATGATCATAAGTCTAACGGGGAAAATAATGGTAAAGACAAGGACTCATCGGTGTTGATCTCTGATAGGTACTTGACGGAGATATTGTCGGAGAAAGTCGCGACCCAAAGAGATCGGAGAAAGGGACGCGTCGGCGTTTGGAGACCGCACTTAGAAAGCATAAATGAAGATTGA